One window of the Populus nigra chromosome 4, ddPopNigr1.1, whole genome shotgun sequence genome contains the following:
- the LOC133691506 gene encoding galactinol synthase 1-like gives MAPELVQSALKPAGFAKLASLPSRAYVTFLAGDGDYVKGVVGLAKGLRKVETAYPLIVAVLPDVPEEHRQILESQGCIVREIEPVYPPESQTQFAMAYYVINYSKLRIWEFVEYSKMIYLDGDIQVYDNIDHLFDLPDGRFYAVMDCFCEKTWSHTPQYKIGYCQQCPDKVNWPAEMGQPPSPYFNAGMFVFEPSIATYHDLWKTLKVTPPTPFAEQDFLNMYFRDIYTPIPLVYNLVLAMLWRHPENVELDKVKVVHYCAAGSKPWRYTGKEENMQREDIKMLVKKWWDIYSDESLDSKKLVADCTTDAEPVNLQPFIAALSEAGAVQYVTAPSAA, from the exons ATGGCTCCTGAGCTTGTACAGTCTGCTTTGAAACCAGCCGGGTTCGCCAAGCTCGCTAGCTTACCTAGCAGGGCTTATGTAACGTTCTTGGCTGGTGATGGAGATTACGTGAAAGGCGTTGTCGGGCTAGCCAAAGGCTTAAGAAAGGTCGAAACGGCATATCCATTAATCGTGGCAGTCTTACCTGACGTGCCAGAGGAACACAGGCAGATCTTGGAATCTCAAGGGTGTATAGTCCGGGAAATTGAACCCGTTTACCCGCCAGAGAGCCAGACCCAGTTTGCCATGGCTTACTATGTCATCAACTACTCCAAACTCCGTATTTGGGAG TTTGTGGAATACAGCAAGATGATATACTTGGATGGAGATATCCAGGTTTATGACAACATAGACCACTTATTTGATCTGCCTGATGGGCGTTTTTATGCGGTGATGGATTGTTTCTGTGAGAAAACATGGAGTCACACTCCGCAGTACAAGATTGGCTATTGCCAGCAATGCCCTGACAAGGTTAACTGGCCAGCTGAGATGGGTCAACCACCATCTCCTTACTTCAATGCTGGCATGTTTGTGTTTGAGCCTAGTATTGCCACTTATCATGATCTCTGGAAGACTCTCAAAGTCACTCCTCCTACCCCATTTGCGGAGCAG GACTTTTTGAACATGTACTTCAGGGATATTTACACGCCAATTCCTCTAGTTTACAATCTTGTTCTTGCCATGCTATGGCGTCACCCAGAAAATGTGGAGCTTGACAAGGTCAAAGTTGTTCACTACTGTGCTGCG GGCTCTAAGCCTTGGAGATACACTGGCAAAGAAGAGAACATGCAGAGAGAGGATATAAAGATGCTGGTGAAGAAATGGTGGGACATTTACAGTGATGAATCACTGGACTCCAAGAAACTTGTGGCGGATTGTACTACTGATGCTGAGCCAGTGAACTTACAGCCATTCATTGCAGCTCTCTCTGAAGCCGGCGCTGTTCAATATGTCACTGCCCCATCTGCTGCTTAG